The genomic region GTCACAAATAAGGTCataaaataccattcttcatggAATAAAAGTCTTAAGGGTCATTGTGTAGTGTTTTAGGTCCAATAAGGGGGTATGTTGTTAAAAAGTGTCAGAATTGTCATCATGGTGAAAATGTGTATTAAGGTGTTCAATGAAGACTCCAATCATGTATGAAGGTCTATTGGACCTCCTTAATCCTATTTGTAATAGTATAGAGGCATGGTGGTCTTAATTTAGGTCCTTGATCAGTTTTGGTCAAAATGGTCAttattgacaaaagttgtcaatgcaactttgtggagcaacattaGTCATTTGATGCATTTTGTTAAGTGTAAGTTCAAAATACAATTATAGCCGTTGGAAGAGgctataaaaatatttaaataacccTAACCTCGACCAAGATGGGGGTTGAAGGGATATGGAGGTGTTGAACAAAAAAGATCAATAATAACTCTAAGTTTCCTAcattttctttgttttatcagatgttgtagtttgttctcttgcatttttcattgtgaaaatttTCTTGTTGTTGTTGGAAATTGGTTGGACATGAAAGGGGCGTGAATcacctctatttttcttttgatttcatttaaATCCATTCATCTTTGAGCAAGTATTTTTGTGAAAACTATCAATACCTTAGATTAGGGTAACCAGAGGTAATAAAATGTTGTAATTATGTTCATCCCCTCATTAAAAACTCATTTCATTGAGTGGGATGACCCTTGTGAATATGTTTTTTGGTATTTATTTTCTTTGCAAGGCTCCATGGTGGATTTGGCATGTGTTAGAAGTGACACAAAACCTGATTTTTGTGTCTCGGTCTAGTAAGACAACAAGTTGATGGTGTATGGGATGGTGTGAGTGCAAGATGAACCTTGAGAGGTTAGGGGAAGGTAGAAAGGTGTGTGTGGAGTTGTCACAAACTTTCTCCAAGGGTTGGTAACCATTGCATAAACCAAAACACCAAAATATCATGATTGTCGTTCACAATGTTTGTGATTGCTACAGTGTAACCAGTGAGACAAAATAATCTACCTTGCAAGGTTAAGCAATTGGTTGCTATGTGTATGGTGTCATTGGTAGGAGTGGAGGTCCTTTACAATCCTTGATAGTTTGGAAGCCTTATGGAGGGGAACTAGCCTATGTATAGATGATTGTCCTAGTGGTCTTGTCTGTCATAGTCTTAAGAGCTAGTCAGATCCTCATTGCAAATGAAGACATTGTAGAAGTCCATTTTCATTGTGAACCAAGGGAGAAGTGTGTCTATCTTGTGTGGGACTCCCTTAAATCAATCTCAAGAGAGTCTAAGGCTTAAGGACCTTGGTTGTGCTTTTTGTTCGTCAATACAATTCATCCTCATTACAAAAGCCAGATTGGTATCAAGAGGGTTGTGGGAAATCAAAGTCAGTTAGGAGTCATTGTTGGTTTTTCATTATGATTTCTATTTGTTCCAAAGGTGTTTCAATGGAGAGTGGAATTTTTGTAGCCATGAAGTGTGTGTTGTGTCCTTGAAGCCTTGTAAGAGCTTAGTAGGCTTGAGAAGGCTCTTGAGAGCTTTGTGAAGAGTGCAGATGGTGAATTGGTTGGGAATCAACCTTTGATTGAATCTATGCCTTGTAAGGGTCTCAAAATGTCAATGAACATATCCTTGAGTGGGAAATCCCTCTAGAGTATTTGAGTAGGTGAGTAGGGAGAAATAACTCCCTTGTGAAAGTTTGCCTCAAGCCAAGAAAGATTGTGGGAGTGTATTGAGTTTGTGGTTACCTCTGTAtcaccaagggcttcttggaataaAGATGATTCATAGCCTAAGATACCAATTTGGATTCAAACTCAAGTTTGCCTCACAGGTTTGGAGAAAAAAATTGGTGTTGGGTTTGTTTTGTTGAAAAATATGTAAAAGTTTTCAATGGTAATCAATTAAATAGATTTAAGATCTCTTTTTATATGTATTaactaaaaattataaattaaataagttatatttaattttgttttaaaatataCTATGTATACGTGAATTAttgtttgaaaaattatttaattaaataaaaaagtgTTGTATATGTAAATTTCACCATTAGACTCTTATATCATGTCAAAGATTACAAGTATttattgaaaaacatgttttgggGAGAAAATGAAATTATACTATATTAAGAGCATAATGCTCGAGTATGAAAGAAGTATATACAATATTTTTAGACTGAATGTTTAAGATTATTACAAAATTGCATATTAGGGTTTATGTAGGAATGTTTTAGCAAATATTTTTCAGGGGCACTCGGCCCATTTAATTAACAATACAAATTTGAGCAAGTAAGAAATTTAAAATACCTATATGAAAATTTTAGAAAACATTTTCCTAAGTATTTAgaagattaaaattaaaattttggttCCAAAGGCAATGCAACTGACCCCATTTTTCATcttatataaacaaaaaaaattgggTTTTGAGTATTTAATAGAACAAAATCATCTATAACTAAACAATGAGAAGTTTTTAGAGTTTTAGGATTAGGTTTTAAGaaggtttgttttttgtttttttaggatTTAAGAGATTAGTTATGGCTATGGCTACTTCATTATGGCATGTGTTGTCTTCAACTTCTTCCAAACCTTTCAAAGCTCTAAGTATACACAAACCTAAAGAATTCCATTATTGGTCAATTATAGGGAATTAAGTAATCAATGATATGGAGGATCATATCTATGTTGTGGGACCTTGTAATTATGGTCAATTGGGGTTTAACCAACAATGTCAGAGGGGATTCCCCAAAGGAAAAAAATGTCCAAGGGGGATGAGGGCATGGTTGAAGTTGCATCAAACATTGGTCCTTCTGTAAAGTTAGCTGCCACAACATAGATTCATGATGCATTGGATGGTTTGTCTAAGGAATTGAACGGATTGCATATAGGGAGAGCTTCTTTGGATATATTAGATCGCATCATTATTGAATTTGGTAGGATTAGGACATCATTAGATCCACAAATGTTGAGTGTGACCCCTTATGATGTGAATTCCGTGAAAGAGATTGAGTGTGTCATTGTTTCTCTTTCAATATCCCAAAATTCATTTGATGGCAAAtttaattcttctattttatttCAAGAATCATAGTTTACATTTGCAGTGAGATTTCTCTATATGAATTAATGATTGAAGCTTATCTTTAATGGAGGAAAAAGTGACAACAATATTAGTTGAAACTCTTAGCTTGACATTCTTCTCCTCAAGTGAATTTGATAGGAGTAGACCATTATTTGTCTTGTCCATAAGAATTCTCGTTTTTAATTAACTTGATGGTTTTTTTCTAGTTCAACTTACTTGCACGAGGATTATAGGTGGTTTCATTGTGCAAATTATGAAACCTAATTTCCCTCATGTAGATCTTTTTATGTCTCCTCATCTTTACCTGCTCCAACTACTTCCAAGATTTGTTTTGTCTTTTGAATAATTATTTCCTTTTCCCTTCATTTATATGCTCTAGTTTCTCTATACAAGTTCTACATTTAGATTTACCTATTCAATGGTAGGCACCTATGACTACAAAGCAATACTATAAAAAAATGTACCATATAGATGGGGATTGATGTAGATCTATAATACCTTAGTGAAAACTAATTTATTGATCCATGATTTGTGCAATTATAAATCTTCCTTTAAATGTAGTAGGTTCATCTTAAGTCTATTTCTTCTTAAATTAAATAGGAGATAGAGGTGATAATCATACAATAAAGAAAAGTGATATTCACATGTAACATATTTTATAACAAAGAATATGACACAATCTTAAGGAGAAGGTATAGAATGATGTTTAGTGTCATCACTATCAAACCTTTATATTTTGTGAAATAAATGAAGACATACACCATCTCATAATATTTACAttatttctctcttaagaaatATCAAAACAAAGTCTATATATTCATGATGAAAAATAatacaacaaaaatgaaaaaatacacattataatataaaataaaaaaacacaaaacaTTAGCATATGTGTCATACTTCCtcacctatattttgtaatatgtagTGAGGGATGACCAAAGGATTAATCTTGACATAGAAGCTTATACAATTTGTCCAATAAAAAATTGACTTCATACACGATTTGAAATTGTATCTATGAATTTATGGAAATAATAACCTAAAAGAAACAAAACGTGCAATGTTGTTCTTAGTCCAATTATATTCATAGTTGGTTGTTCACAGTAGACAAACTATTGTTTAAATGccctaaaatattaaataaaaattattttagtaATTAACATTTAAACAATACATGTCTCGCTCAAATCATAAgatttattcttttcaaaattgccctTCTTCAATTTTGTGCAGAGATGGTATTGTAATAAAGTTGATAGATGGCGGTCAAATGGTGCTAATCGTGAGGAATAACATATTTATATTCATTCGGCAGTTTGTGAGGATCAAATGGAACTAATCATTTAATTTATTAGTGATGGCAATAATTTGTGTGCAGTCATAACATTAAAAtgacaatgaaatgaaaaacaTGTCCAAAGCAACTTATGTGCCAGATCTCTCACTTTCAAGGTTGAAATTTCTATTAATAGAATTGTTATTTATGATTATGGAAATTTTATAATGGAATtgttaattattaatatgaaaattttataataaaattgtTATTTATTAATATGTATTTAAAAAGTTTTATATTGTTGTTTAGATTAATATgtaaagacatcattttagattattttattatttataaaagattatcaaattaaatattatatgttcatattatttttaaaatagtcACAACTAATTCATTCAAATTATTTTAAATCTAATATTCTAAGTTTTACTATATTTCgatttttcaattcatcataaCTTTTATACAATCATCAAATAAATCAAGCACAACTCTTTTTGTACATAGCAAACCCCAAAAACACTATTTAGTATTTGTACCCTCTGTCAATAGTATAGACGGATATTGGCAAACAAGTTTTACAAGTcttgaaaccaaaatttctaacAAAAAAACTTGATCGAATTGTGAGTTTATCATAGAGAAGAGCTTAGAATTCATTTTTCACAAACCATCAATCATGCATTCAATATCAAATTTCAACTTTTAAATCACATCACTACATCTCAAGGAATTAAAACAACCAACATTTATATACCAACTTTAAACtcgtttaaattatttttatttctaacGATATTTCAATCTTAACTCTCATTTAAGAGGAGGAAGaataggaagaagaggaggaagaggaggaagaggaggaagaagaagaggagaaaaaagaagaggaggaagaggaagaagacgAAGACAAAGATGAAGaggacgaagaagaagaagaacgtgAAGAAGAAGAACACGAAGAAGAAGAACacgaagaagaagaggaagaggaagaggaagaagaagaagaggattaggaagaggaagaagaggaagagaaagaggaagaggaagaggaagaagaacaggaagaaaaggaagaggaagaggaagaggaagaggaagacgacaaggaagaggaagacaacgaGGAGGAGGTggaagatgaggaggaggaggaggaggagggggaggaggagggggagggggaggaggaagaagaggaagacaaagacGAAGAGGAAAAcgaagaggaagatgaagatgaagatgaagaagacgaagaggaagaagaggaagaagaagatgaagaagacaaagaagaggaagaggaagaagagggagaggaagaggacgAGGAAATTAGTgtaaaataaagtttaatatttttcaaattcaaatttaaatttaggtTCTTGTTGATTGGCTAGGTTGTTTGAGCTGGCTCAGTCGTTCCTTGAGGTATTGTCACCTCATCTTGCCCCCTCCATGCCCCAAAACTCGGCCAAAAAAGTAAGACTAGCAAGGTGCATTTGGGTTATTGGGTTGGGTTGTCGAGTTATCTCatgatatcaaaaaaaaaattctaagatgtcatatttATTATGGCGATAGGCATCTACAATGGTGGAAACCTTTATAGGAAGTGAACAAGAATCCGTGAAAGAGAATCAACAAGCAAGAAtaagcaaaaaaattgaaaacgcGGTTTCAAGGATCCTTATATGCCAAATTTCCTTCCTTATTTGTTGTGGATTTCACTCTATTTAACTGGGCAAGCCCCATCAAAAATAGCAAGAAGAGATTGATGGAAAGAAGCTACAATGGCAACAACCTTTGTAGGAGGTCAACaagagtccatgaaagaaaaacaaaaagcaaggATAAGCATACAAATTGAAAACACAATTTCAAAGATCCTTATCTTCCAACTTTCCTTCCTTATTTGGTTTGGATTTCACTCTATTTAATAGCTCAACCCCCATCGAAAATAGCAAGAAGAGATTGATGGAAAGAAAGCTACAATGGCAGCAACCTCTATAGGAGGTTAGCAAGAATCCGTGAAGGGAAAACAAAAGGCAAGGATaagcataaaaattaaaaacatggtTTCAAAGATCCTTATTTGTCAACTTTCCTTCCTTATTTGATTTGGATTTCACTCTATATAACAACTTTGCCTCCATCGAAAAAATAGCAAGAAGAGATTGATGGAAAGGAAGCTACAATGGCAACAACCTCTATAGGAGGTTAGCAAAGATCcatgaaagaaaaacaaaaggcAAGGATAAGCATAAAAATCGAAAACATGATTTCAAAGATCCTTATCCACCAACTTTCCTTCCTCATTTGGTTTGGATTTCACTCTATTTAACAACTTAGCCCCCATCAAAAATAGCAAGAAGAGATTGATGGAAAGAAAGTTGTGATAGTGAATGATGATATCTAACGacattttttacataaatttttctAAATATAAATATGCTAGTTAAAGACAAATCCTATTTCATTTATATATAATTGAAAGTACATATCTAAAACCTAGAAGAATAAACATGCATTAGAGCAATAGCTTCTATTAATATTCTACACATCAATacatttttgtttgttgtttttccAACACTTTCTAAAACTACTTATAAAAGAGATTACTCCTCACCTAGTAAGCATCGGAGTGAATAGATTTGAGGTAACACAATGAATGGAATTCAAATCCACACACAAGGTTCATATCTATAATCATGAAATTGAGCTTGACAATCACAAAAGTGATTCAAAGCAATGAACAATTTCTAAAGTCACAAAGCATAATCATCTCAATCCAGATATTTTAGATTTGAAACCTAATGTAAGATATGATTAAATCCatctcttcttcatcaacattcaaatatatatttaatattattttattgtattcTTATATTTAATCAAATATATGCAATCACAATGTTTCAACAGAATTTTGAACATTAATGGTCACACAACCACTTAACCAACACAGCATGAAATGAACCCTAAATCTGACATTTTCTATTGTACTAGCCTGGATATATATATGTTAAATCTAATGCAGAAAATTACAAGTTGAAAAAGGAAAAACTTAAAAAAGAGCATTTGAAATGAATTTCCACATGCTGTAACGACAAACATATCTGAAATTAGGTTTTACAGACAACTACATCAGAAAAGGGAGGAATGTCCTCTGAAGAAGAATGTGCATACATAATTTCAAGTGGCTCTGCATACAAAATCTGGGACAAACATGCATGCACATTCATTCTTATGCCCTCTTTTATTAAAACTCAACTTGTTTTGAGCTGCTGGATATTATTCTCAAGAAAAGAACCTGCTCTGGAGCATCATATTTTACAAAAGAATGCCTGTACAATCTATTAAACAATGTGCATTTCTAAATCTACTCCTCTATCTAGATGGTTGCCAATCGATGTTGTCTGTTGATGCGATCTAATAGTTTGTTGGCCTTCCGCCGGGCTTTACATGTTCCATTCAGACTCAGATCTAGCAATTCCATGTATCCCCCTGCATTCTTTGCCTCCTTTACATATCTGGAATCCCTGGCGCACAGTTCTGCCATTATCCCAACTGCATTTTCTTTGTTGCGAGGAGAAGTTTCTTTTACAATAACACCCACACATATGGGAATCCCGCCGCCCTCTCCAATTGCCTTGGCACCCTCCTCACAGCTCGCAATTAGGGCCAGAATCGCCAACAATTCATCATCCCCCATTCCCCCCCGCTGTTCTTCGCTAATCCTCATGAATTTTAGCAAAAGTTGTACCAATCCAGCTTTCACACAGTGTTTTTTATTGGCTTCATTGATGCATAGATTGAACAGAGCAGATGCGGCGTCTTTCTTGCCTCTAGAATTTCCATCCCTTAGAAGATCCACAAGACCAGGGATTGCTGCAGTAGAAGACCCAATTTTGACTTTGTTTTCATCCACAGAAGAAAGGCTGAAAAGAGTTGCAGCCGCGTTCTCTCTGGCAGCCATGCTCGCCCCATTTTTCAGTACCTTTGCAATGGGATGAATGCCTCCTTCCTCTGCAATCAAAGCTTTGTTCTCATTAAATATTGACAGATTCAGCAAAATAGTCACAGCGTGCTCTTGGGTTTCTGAGTCAGGGCTCTCCAGCAGAGAGATCAATACACTTATTGACTTGGATCTGCCCAAATAAACCCTGTGATTAGGTTTTTTTCTGGTGAGTACTCGAAGCTCCCGGGCAGCTTCTCTCTGCTTAAATTGACAAGGGCCTGTCAATTTCTGCAGCAAAATATTAACATATTTAGCCTCCTGTGGCGTAATGTCGCTCTCGCTGGTGCGATTGGTCGATTTGGCAGGAGGTTCTAAGCCCCTAGAATAGCACCATTCTTGGATCATAGATTGGACCACATAATTGGGTGTCAGGACTGTGTTCTGTAACACTTGCTCTGTTTTGGGGCATGTTACATGATCTGCATCGAACCATTCCTGAATATAAGCCCGGTCATATGTCTGCAACACATTAATCCATTTCTTAGAACTAACAATACCGAAACAAACCAAAAATGAACTCCAAATCAGCTGTGAAATAATGGGGATTCGATTATTTACCTGCCCTGAAGCCAACACCACAGGATCTGCCATGAGATCGGAGGAGATGGGACAAAGGAAATAGCGTGCCATGGGATCCGTCTTCACTGGATCGAGACTAAATTTGAGCTCCTTAATGGCCATTACAGTTTTGGAGATCTCATCCAAAACCTCAAGTCTGCAGTCGTCTTCCTCGGTAACCAAACCCACGAGTCTTTTCAACTCCGTTTTAAGCCCTGTGATCGAATTTGTCACAGTACCCACGACTCGATCATCCATTAGAGGAGGCGTATGTTCCAAAATCCGGTATTTGTGTGCTTTTTGAATCAGGGATCATTAAATTCCGTAGCCTAGAGCCGCATCATATTAGAGTCTCAAAAGTATTTTACAGTTGATTTGAAAGAAGGCAGTaagtgaatgaatgaattaaaacatgtaattcACGGACCAAACAGTGCCCTACCACAGATTTCGCAAGAGAAGGGCGGTGACAACTCACGCCTGCGCACAGGAAGATCTCTTGCGGTGCGCTCACTGTTTTTTTACATCAAATCTACACGAACACCCGGGGCCGCTTGCATTTGATGGAACGTGAGCATACCTGCATTGAATGGTCATTGGCTAGGGTTGCCCCACTTAAACCAGGTAAAATTCGAACAAGTCGTCGGCTTACGTGTTCCCACGGTCCCCCCACACGGTTGGCCATATTTATTGGGCATTCCCCTTGGCCTGCAACAGATTTGACTTTGTGCTActatttattcttatttttctctcTGGAACTTTCTGAGGCGTAATTAAACCAAAGCCCTCCATGATTACAGATTTAACGCGGCTTTTACGGGGATTTCTTTTACCATTTATCTTTATGAACCGCGTTTCAGCTTTTATACGGAGTGAGTGACCCACCGCTAACTGCGACAGATCATTTGTCAAAGTACCATTTTAGAAGTCCTGCAGAGACACCAGATATATACGCTAACGTATTTGCCTTGCACAGAAATGAATAAGAAGGTGGGTAGTTTACTCGGTGCTGAACTACCTGTTGCCCCCACACAAGTATTTAGAATTACAGAGCATGAAAAGCGTGATGGAAAAGTCACGGGCATGATTTTTTCTGTCTTCTGAGATCACAATTCACGCCACCAGcatttgaatttgaaaaatatgGCAAGACACAACTTAAATTAAGGATCAGAATGGCGAATACAAATTGAACAATAAAATGGAGTGGGGACCCGGACAGCACTCAAGTAAGATCCTTTTCTCACTTTCTTTGGGTGACTAAAGCACGACATGTTATCATTGATGTTTGACCGCATCTTGTAGACTGCTTTTGTAAATACACGTTCAAATTTTCTTGTTCAGAACAGATTTGAAACAGATTCTGAAACAAAAGGTATATTTATAAGTTCTTCAAAAGAGGCAGATTACATATGCATCGATTGGGTGCTTATTTTTAATTTACAGATCtagaccttttttttttttggtttcttatgttatttaattatttgtagTTATTTGTGGAATCTTTATGTATACAagagtcaaaaagtggtcatttcaaaataTTGTCTGATATCTACTTAATAAAAATGTCCTAATAACCATGTATAACAACTACCTCAAAAATTTGGGCAATTAATCCAATACATTTTCCTCTACTAACTATTTTTACCAATATTTATGGACAAATGGCCTAGTAGTCTTGTGCTATAGGTACCAATAAAATTGCACAACTCCTCCAATTAAAGTTTACAAATTTTAAATACTAGGAATACAAATGGACATTGTTAGTActttgtgaaatttattaatggattTTTAATTATTACTTTTTTGGTTTCTTTTAAATTAGTAATTGCAGATTTGGGTGAGCAAGGAATGAAAGGTCATTGGAACATGAGACACCTTCCCCTAACTATTTAAAATTTAGAGTTAAACAAAGTTAATCATATTAAAGTTtataatgatttttctttttagttaTAAATGATtagttgtgaatgtttttggttatttttaatagttgttaatgaattttttttattaaagataGTGTATCAAAAGACAACATAGTGTATCTTTCAAGGACACCTGGTTCAAATTTCTAAAGTCGACACATATatttatctctccatttttcttccttatAGGCATGATGTTAGCTACCCACGTGGAATGGTGGATGGGATATATAATCTGTGCCTTCAACATCTTGTTGATTTCCTTGAAGATTGCATATGTTATCTTAGGGTTATAATTCCTTTGCTTCTACACATGGTTCCTAGCTTCAAAGGAATCTGGTGCTAAAACTTTCCGCCCATAAAATTCTTCAGGTCATCATAGCACCAGGCAAAAACATCTTTATATTTAATTAGGAGCCTGATTAATTTTTCTCTTTCATCAAGAGTGCGACACTTTCCAATGCACATCAATTTTGGATTGTCTAGCTCACCAATATTTACCATTTCATACCCTCTAAATGAATTCACAAACTCAACTTACTTCTTCTTGATATATCCATCATGCCTATCAAACAAGCGCTCCAATGAGACCATTCCTTTTAGAATCTTATTTCCCTTCAACTACAATATGCCTTCTTCCAACTCTATCTTGCAGCCTAGAAAAACTTTCTACACTAGGCCTCAGATCCCTCAAATAATAACTCCATAAAGGCTTTCACATTCTCTAGAAATGTTCTAATTTGTCGATTATTTTCAGAGACCTGCCAAGACTCCACATGGCACACTCGAGTGGTAGAtctgttggaatcagggatcactaagaggggggggtgaatcagtgatctaccgattagcagattttcaaacttaactttaagcCATTGGAAACATACACttgaaattgaaatgcaaaaacataaaacaatcaaccacaaaatcataacatcggatttttacgtggaaacccaaatgggaagaaccacggtgggatttgaacccacaatattattccactatggccagtagcaaaacaatattacaatatgggaatgcacaggcattcaagcacactgcctagagctcactgctcaaatacaataagggctacaaccccggaaggctcactgccttactgactaattacaatgatgaattacaacaaaacaaactccaaaataacatctacaatgcttggatgagttccgattGAGTGCCAAATATACTGACTGGATCACCTATGTTGTTCTGCTATGTTCTGCCCTATTCACTATCTTAGTCAactactagatcaagaatgtgcatgtgaaattgtGCCAAAATTGATTCTCGATCACCACTAGCTCGCATACAATCATATCATCCACCAACAAGATCATctacactggtcttatatatccacaatcattaaatagatcatttaccatgtcggtctgctagtgtaacgtgtagtcacatgtcagcTTGACTAGATCACAAAGgataaatgcagatcaccaaaacaacaataaaatgatgtTACTATGTCAGCTCAATCAATCCATACACGATTCATAGCACCGCAATCACCGGAAATAttccagaccaaaactgctctGTTCATCCTAAAATACCGGTTAACTAGCTACCAGTTAACACCTGCTTCCGGTTAAGAAGAATTATGGCTACCAAatcgaatctccatgaagagttgtcatcaatgacaaccctaaaccaataatcaaccatcagaagtcatcgaatgagtgtcaattgccaacaagatcaACTCAATATTGTAAGAGTCTACGCCAATGTCTAGGTGTGGTAACAATAATGAAGCTAAAACGACTAAAGAATCAACTTGcaaattttgatttctaactcgtCCTAGACTCTATTTCAATAGTACCCCAATCTATCATTCTTGATGTCAAACTGACCATGAACTTTTTTACAATTAACTCAACATCCCCTCAAGCAACCAACATCTTAATGCCCTTCTCCTTGGCCACGACAATTCCCAACAAGAGTGCCTCATATTATGTCATGTTATTGGTGTATAGAAACTTCAGCTTGAAAGAATATGGGAATCATTCACCATCAAGCAAAATCAAAACAACACCAACACCAGAACCAAAAGTAGAACAACTTTCGTCAAACTCCATTGACCATAGCTTAGAAGAAATATCTGGTCCCAATGCTTCTTCAAAGCACTTTCAAAAGATGATAGCATATAGTTAGGAAACTCTAATTCTTG from Cryptomeria japonica chromosome 3, Sugi_1.0, whole genome shotgun sequence harbors:
- the LOC131036767 gene encoding U-box domain-containing protein 14, giving the protein MDDRVVGTVTNSITGLKTELKRLVGLVTEEDDCRLEVLDEISKTVMAIKELKFSLDPVKTDPMARYFLCPISSDLMADPVVLASGQTYDRAYIQEWFDADHVTCPKTEQVLQNTVLTPNYVVQSMIQEWCYSRGLEPPAKSTNRTSESDITPQEAKYVNILLQKLTGPCQFKQREAARELRVLTRKKPNHRVYLGRSKSISVLISLLESPDSETQEHAVTILLNLSIFNENKALIAEEGGIHPIAKVLKNGASMAARENAAATLFSLSSVDENKVKIGSSTAAIPGLVDLLRDGNSRGKKDAASALFNLCINEANKKHCVKAGLVQLLLKFMRISEEQRGGMGDDELLAILALIASCEEGAKAIGEGGGIPICVGVIVKETSPRNKENAVGIMAELCARDSRYVKEAKNAGGYMELLDLSLNGTCKARRKANKLLDRINRQHRLATI